The region GGCCAGCGCCTGCGCCGTCTGGCCCGCATGCAAGTCCAGCTTGCCGCGCACCAGCCACGCATGCATCTGCTCTTCCAGGTCCTGGCCCCGGCGCGCATATTCTTCTGCGCGCAACAGCAATTGCAGGGCGCTCTCGGGCTGGCGCAGCAGGATGGCAGCGTGGGCGGCGATGCAGAACAGGAAGGCGCGCACGGCCAGGTCTTCTTCCGGCCACTCGTAAAACGGCTCCACCAGCGCCAGCGCCTCGGCCGGCTTGCCGGTGGCTAATAAACACATGGCCAGGTTGGCCGAGACGATGGTTTGCTGGTATTTGAGTTTTTGCGTGCCGATGATCTCGAGCGCCTCGACCAGCAGGGGAATCGCGTCCTCATCGTTGCCCAGGTCATGCTGCGACGAGGCCAGGTTCGACAGGCTGTTGACCCGGTGCGCGGGGCTGCCGAAACGCTCGGCAATGTCGAGCGCCAGCAAAAAGTTGCGCGGGCCGTCCTGCGTATCGCCACGGTTCAGGGCATCGACGCCCAGGCGCGCGTACAGCATGAATTTGTGCAAGGAATCGGGTATCTGCGCGGCCTGGCTGCGCGCCTGCAGGAAATGCTGCTCGGCATCGGCAAAATCGCCGCGCCGGCTCGCATATGCGCCCTGCAGGGCGGCCACTTCCATGCCCCCTTCCAGGTCGCCGCTGTGCTGGAAATACGCGCCCAGGGCCTCGCACGACGGTTCGGCCTCGCCCGCGTAGTACGCCAGCCAGCAATGATTGAGTTCCGCATACGCGCCGCCGCGCGCATACTGTTGCCGTTGCGCCGCCGCCAGCGCCATCTGCGCCAGCCGGCGCGCCTGGCGGCGGTTGCCGACCAGGCAAGCCAGGGCTTGCTGATTCAGACGGTCAATGTCGGCTTTATCGAGACTGGAGATCGGCACTGCGTCCTCGTTCACACTCTGGGGTGCATTTTTCACACAAAACTTGCTCTGTATCAATGGTATCCTGATTAACATCATAACCAGATTCGCTGTTCCGCATGGCATATTTGCAAAGGATTGTGGTAAAAATGCCAGTCGCCGCTGTCACGGATCTTTGATTGTCACTGACGCAACAACTTGGAGTAGTCGCAATGCAAAACACGGTACATTTCATCCTGCAGGGCAAGGGCGGCATCGGCAAGACCCTCGTCTCGACCCTGCTGGCCCAGTGGATAGGCGGCAAGGACGACACGCCTTTGCGCTGCTATGACACCGACCAGGAAAACGCGACTTTTTCGCGCTACAAGGCGATGCAGGTCAAGCACGTGCCCGTGATGACGGATGCGCGCAACATCGACCCGAAACGCTTCGACGCGCTGATGATCGACATTCTCGACACGGACGGCAACTGCGTGATCGACAATGGCGCCAACACCTTTTCGCCGCTGATGGGCTACCTGCTGGAAAACGACTGTTTCTCGCTGCTGGAAGAATCGGGCCGCAAGGTGTACATCCACACCATCGTCGGCGGCGGCGACACCCTGCACGACACGGCCACGGGCTTTGTCGCCACGGCCCAGTCAACGAAGGTGCCGCTGGTGCTGTGGCAAAACGAACACTTCGGCCTGCTGCAATCGGCGTCCGGCAAGCAATTCGTCGAATCGCAGTCGTACAGCGACAACCGCGCGCGCGTGAAAGGCAGCATCACCTTGAGCCAGCGCAATCCCGACACCTTCGGCGCCGACGTCAAGAAAATGAACACGGCGCGCCTGACGATGCAGGAAGTGCTGCAGAACGACAAGTTCAACATCATGGAAAAGCAGCGCATCAAGGTCGTCTACCGCGACATCTTCGAACAGCTCGACAAGGTGCAGTGGTAGATGGACCGGCACAAACTGCGCAGCCACGTGTTCGACAAGACGGGCATCAAGGTCGATGTCGATGACCCGATATTCGCCCTCGTGGCGCTGAACGAAGCCGTGCTGGCGGAAACCGTCGAGCGCCAGCTGGCCCTGCTCGACGCCGCCACGCAGGCGCTGGCGGCCCAGGCGCGGGCGGCGGGCGGCTTGCCGGCGGCCGCGCCCCAGCCTGCGCCGCAAGCGCCCCTGTCCACCGCTTGGTTTTCTCCGCGCGAATGGCGCTTGCTGGGCGCGGCGGCCATCGTCTCCGTCGCCAGCGCGCTGCTGGTGCTGGGCGGCGCGGCCCTGCTGTATACACTGTAGCACCGACCGTAGCACCGGCCGTAGTAACGTACCGCTGCGCCAGCCACGAGCGAGCCGCAGCGTCTTCTCCACCTATCCCTGGAAGCATGCATGAAACCGATCAAACTGCTGGCCCTCCCCGCCCTGTTGCTGTCGCTGTACGGCGCCCCGCTCACCCTCGCCCACGCCGCCGATGCGGCCGTCACGACGGGCGCGGCGGCCGTGCCGCATATCGCCTACGAAAAATACACCTTGCCGAACGGCCTCGACGTCATTCTCGTGGAAGACCATAAACTGCCCGTCACGGCCGTCAACATCTGGTACCACGTGGGTCCCGCAAATGAAGCGCCGGGCCTGACGGGCTTTGCCCATTTGTTCGAGCACATGATGTTTGCCGCCACCAAGCACGTGCCGCGCGGCATGGCCGACCAGTTGCTCGAAGGCGCGGGCGCCACGGATTCGAACGGCAGCACGGATTTCGACCGCACCAATTATTTCGACACGGTACCGTCGAACCAGCTGGAACTGGCCCTGTGGACGCATTCCGACCGCATGGGCTACCTGCTTGACGTGCTCGACCAGACGGCGCTGACGAACCAGCAGGACGTGGTGCGCAACGAACGCCGCCAGAGCGTGGAAAATGCACCCTACGGCATCGTGCAGGAAGCCCTGTACCACCAGCTGTTTCCCAAGACCCACCCGTATTACGCCAGCGTCATCGGTTCGCACGCGGACATCCAGAACGCCAAACTGGCCGACATCAAGGAATTCTTCAGCAAATACTATGGTCCAAACAACGCCAGCCTCGTGATCGCGGGCGATATCGACAAGGCGAAGACCAAGGAACTGGTCAACAAGTATTTTGGCAGCTTCAAGAGCGGCCCGGCCGTGCCGAAGCCCGATGTCGTGACGCCGCCCATCACGCAAGAACGCCGCATCGTGGTGCAGGACCGGGTCGAATTGCCGCGCGTCTTCATGGCCTGGCTGACGCCGTCCGCCTACACCAAGGATGACGCGGAACTGTCGATGGCCGCGCACATCCTGGCCGGCGGCAAGTCCAGCCGTTTATATAAGTCCCTGGTGTACGACAAGCAGATCGCCCAGGACGTGGGCGCCAGCCAGGGCTCGAACGCC is a window of Janthinobacterium rivuli DNA encoding:
- a CDS encoding GGDEF domain-containing protein produces the protein MPISSLDKADIDRLNQQALACLVGNRRQARRLAQMALAAAQRQQYARGGAYAELNHCWLAYYAGEAEPSCEALGAYFQHSGDLEGGMEVAALQGAYASRRGDFADAEQHFLQARSQAAQIPDSLHKFMLYARLGVDALNRGDTQDGPRNFLLALDIAERFGSPAHRVNSLSNLASSQHDLGNDEDAIPLLVEALEIIGTQKLKYQQTIVSANLAMCLLATGKPAEALALVEPFYEWPEEDLAVRAFLFCIAAHAAILLRQPESALQLLLRAEEYARRGQDLEEQMHAWLVRGKLDLHAGQTAQALASLTQAHSLLSWTRNPFHQQQILRGLSDINAQLGEWQAAYGYLQQYQAAYEASSKSARASRSLMRNLEKEMHSLKAERDKALELQAARETENAKLEHLNRELAHQILHVNSLQDSLKEQAMRDHLTGLYNRRHFETCLNAILHEADADAPVAIAIIDLDFFKRVNDTYGHNFGDEVLIQFARLVEGQLRGSDMLCRYGGEEFCLLLREADSLIAAHKIDDIAARYRQLLIQQAPHSLTGCTFSAGIAEYPRHGAGRHELLMRADSALYAAKQAGRDRACIADATG